From the genome of Bosea sp. Tri-49, one region includes:
- a CDS encoding Bug family tripartite tricarboxylate transporter substrate binding protein produces MTHLNRRSFLHASLGASAASLGLGRLSGPALAQAYPSANIRMVVPYAAGGTTDFVGRLVAEAMSEQANGHRFFVENKTGAAGGIGMKDVAAAKPDGYTVLLGDSTMAVTPTLTPAAGIDPLRMFRPVCLIATFPSVLVVHPSVPAKTVAELIAYARQNPGKLNFGSGGVGTVPHLQGEQFRLKTGASLQHVPYRGAAAALQDVVAGQIQMLFTAAPTALSFIEGGQLRLIATTGAERLPIAAQVPTLVEAGVKDFVSSQWFGLLAPAGTPEPIVARLNELAVQATRNPGVAKRITEQGGFLQPGSPEDFTRFIASELKSWGEVVRAAQVQ; encoded by the coding sequence ATGACGCATCTAAATCGCCGCTCGTTCCTGCACGCTTCGCTCGGGGCCTCCGCCGCCTCGCTCGGACTCGGCCGACTGTCCGGCCCCGCACTCGCGCAAGCCTATCCGTCGGCCAACATCCGGATGGTCGTGCCCTATGCGGCCGGCGGAACCACCGACTTCGTCGGGCGGCTCGTCGCGGAGGCGATGAGCGAGCAGGCCAACGGCCATCGCTTCTTCGTCGAGAACAAGACGGGAGCCGCCGGCGGCATCGGCATGAAGGATGTCGCGGCGGCCAAGCCCGACGGCTACACGGTGCTGCTCGGCGATTCCACCATGGCGGTGACTCCGACGCTGACGCCAGCGGCCGGGATCGATCCCCTCAGGATGTTCAGGCCGGTCTGCCTGATCGCGACCTTCCCCTCGGTGCTCGTCGTGCATCCGAGCGTGCCGGCCAAGACCGTCGCCGAGCTGATCGCCTATGCCAGGCAGAACCCCGGCAAGCTGAATTTCGGCTCGGGCGGCGTCGGCACCGTTCCGCATCTCCAGGGCGAGCAGTTCCGGCTGAAGACCGGCGCGAGCCTGCAACACGTGCCCTATCGCGGCGCGGCCGCCGCGCTCCAGGACGTTGTCGCCGGGCAGATCCAGATGCTGTTCACCGCGGCGCCGACCGCGCTCTCCTTCATCGAAGGTGGACAGTTACGGTTGATCGCGACGACGGGCGCCGAGCGCCTGCCGATCGCGGCCCAGGTGCCGACCCTGGTCGAGGCTGGCGTCAAGGATTTCGTCTCCTCGCAATGGTTCGGCCTGCTCGCCCCGGCGGGAACGCCGGAGCCGATCGTCGCCCGCCTCAACGAGCTCGCCGTCCAGGCGACGCGCAACCCTGGCGTCGCCAAGCGCATCACCGAGCAGGGCGGCTTCCTGCAGCCGGGCAGCCCTGAGGACTTCACCAGGTTCATCGCGAGCGAGCTCAAGAGCTGGGGCGAAGTCGTCCGCGCAGCGCAGGTGCAGTAG